A segment of the Odoribacter splanchnicus DSM 20712 genome:
GGGCAGGTAATGTTTGGGTTTTAAGGGTACATTATCTTTGGAGTATTCGGCAGGGCTACCGTCAGGAGCGGTGTAAATACGGAACATAGAAAAGTCGGCAGTATGACGGGGCCACATCCAGTTATCGGTATCTCCACCGAATTTTCCCATGCTCTGAGGAGGGGCACCTACCAAACGTACGTCTTTGTAGATGGTGTAAAGGAACAGGAAGAATTGGTTTCCTTCGAACATCGGCTGAACCTGTCCGCTTAATTTCGTTCCAGCCACAGCTTCCTTCACAATCACTGCAGATATACTGTCGATGATAGCGCCGCGGTCCATTTCGCTCATATCGTCTTTTAAGAAAGGAGCGATACGGTCGGTTACGTCTTCCATCCGTTCCAGAATAGAAGCGGTCACGCCGGGATTGGTGAGCTCATCTTCCATTTTGTAAGCCCAGAAACCATCGGCCAGATAGTCGTGCTCGACAGAAGAATGAGATTGGATAGCACTGAAACCACAGTGATGATTGGTCAGCATCAACCCATTGGGAGAAATAATCTCTCCCGAACAAAAATGACGGAAAGGACGGCCGGCATTGCCTAAACCGACGATAGCATCTTTGATACCGGGTTTATTGACATCGTAGATATCTTCTGCAGTCAGTTTAAATCCCATCTGTTGCATTTTCTCAATGTTCAGTGGTTTTAATTTCGACAACAACCACATTCCTTCATCAGCCCTGACAATAGACACCGAAAGCAGAGCAAGAGCAATAATCAATAGTTTCTTCATGTGTTTTATTCTATAGTATTTGTTTTAAATTATAACTACCACACTATCCCAACTTAAATTTCTTAACGAAAAATAACCTTTTTCCTAAGTTATTATAACTTTCAAGCTAAGATAAGTGCAAATATATAATTAAATCCGTTCTTTATCTGATTTTCACTTTATTTTAACAGGAGAGAGGAAAAGAAAAAACCGGGACAGAAAAAAGAACAGGAAGAAAAGATTTGGAAGGCTGAAGGAGAAGAATATAGCAAAATACGATACCTTTGTGAGGTGAGAGATTTTGATTTTATATAATAACGAGATTATGGCCGATACAAGTAACAAAAAAAATATCAGAGAAGAATCTTTACGGGATTTAAGCGACTTTTTAACCGCACAAGGCGAGAAGGCTTTCCGTGCAAAACAGATCTGGCAATGGATCTGGCAAAGAGGGGTGACGGATTTCGCAGAGATGAGCAACTTATCGAAGGCTACCCGGGAATTATTAAGCCGGCATTATTTCTTCGATTCCCTCTTTCCGCAGCAGGTGCAGACAGCCAGCGACGGCACCGAAAAAACAGCCTGGCGGCTGACCGACGGCGAAATCGTCGAGAGCGTACTGATTCCCGGAAATCAAAAATTCACGGTCTGTGTATCTTCACAAGTGGGTTGTCAGCTGGGGTGCAAATTCTGTGCAACCGGTACCCTGGGTTTTAAACGTAATTTAACGGCCGGCGAAATTTTCGAACAGGTGGTCCGTGCACAGCAGGCAGCGGAAGCCCAGGGGCAACCATTGAGCAATATCGTTTTCATGGGAATGGGCGAACCTTTACTGAATTACGAGCAGGTCCTCAGAGCGATAGAACGGATTACGGCCCAGGACGGATTAGCCATGTCACCCTACCGGATTACGGTATCTACAGCCGGTATCCCGGAAAAAATCAGGCAATTGGCAGACGATGGAGTGCGTTTTAATCTGGCGCTTTCGCTACATGCAGCGAAAGAAACCACCCGCACTTTCCTTATGCCGGTGAATAAAGCCTATCCTTTGAGTGAGATTGCAGGAAGCCTGAAATATTTCGTCGAAAAAACAGGAACCCGTCCGACTTTCGAGTATTTGCTTCTGAAAGATATCAACGACAGCCTCGAAGATGCAAAAGCTTTGGCCCTCTATTGCCGCCAATTCCCGATCAAGATCAAT
Coding sequences within it:
- the rlmN gene encoding 23S rRNA (adenine(2503)-C(2))-methyltransferase RlmN; this translates as MADTSNKKNIREESLRDLSDFLTAQGEKAFRAKQIWQWIWQRGVTDFAEMSNLSKATRELLSRHYFFDSLFPQQVQTASDGTEKTAWRLTDGEIVESVLIPGNQKFTVCVSSQVGCQLGCKFCATGTLGFKRNLTAGEIFEQVVRAQQAAEAQGQPLSNIVFMGMGEPLLNYEQVLRAIERITAQDGLAMSPYRITVSTAGIPEKIRQLADDGVRFNLALSLHAAKETTRTFLMPVNKAYPLSEIAGSLKYFVEKTGTRPTFEYLLLKDINDSLEDAKALALYCRQFPIKINIIEYNNVEGSGFHHSPDKNRDAFIRFLEGCNMVVNVRRSKGKDIDAACGQLAGKQESNL